Proteins from a genomic interval of Desulfurobacterium sp. TC5-1:
- a CDS encoding TonB-dependent receptor, whose product MKQLLKLTTIILTVSTIPIAVKAETPSIIVQSTKIPVTEEKTGDNIIIITKSDIEKLEVKNIEDVLKTATGIAISDNGWGEVSNVYIYGLNKKYILFLVNGIPVNDPSTPDGTVDLSLLNLSDVERIEILKGPQSALYGSEAVAGVVNIITKPDGKSSIHLEYGSYNTLKSTVKAGLKKGTSLFDIFFTNFRTDGYDIKGDGDRESANYKTIGYTFSSFLTENLKVKNYFNYKTGESEYDNGLEKYHRLTTTLNGKLLLSPKTIARVDLGTSQSQRNFDDYDFGTHTYYSGSTYYADANIKTEISKFLTLVPSISHRVDVADTTTYSDKSQQTDSASLNGYVKLHNLNILTGVRKDHFSSFGTFTSYKLAGSYTVKMTKTTLKLQYGKSFKAPSIDQLYGEYPNWNFYGNPNLQPEKSKSLTAGIEQKFGNCGTAGVSYFKTEINDVITTTYDPAKGYLTYINGNRGKTEGSESFVNLKLPLKSNLKASYTHTHSIWNNGYGWEPTLRLPEDMYKISFSKNVQKASITLSAIHYGKRYDYNFSTWPANKVTLPPFTIYNCYISVKFRKNLTGYVKFINITDKDYQLAYGYNEPGRSIFAGLKLVF is encoded by the coding sequence ATGAAACAGTTGTTAAAACTGACAACCATCATACTGACAGTTTCAACCATCCCGATCGCAGTAAAAGCAGAAACACCATCGATAATTGTTCAAAGTACCAAAATTCCCGTAACAGAAGAAAAGACAGGTGATAACATCATTATCATAACTAAAAGTGACATAGAAAAACTGGAAGTGAAAAACATAGAAGATGTCCTTAAAACAGCAACTGGAATAGCCATTTCAGACAACGGATGGGGAGAAGTGTCCAACGTTTACATATACGGACTCAATAAAAAATATATCCTTTTCCTGGTTAACGGAATTCCTGTTAACGATCCTTCTACACCTGACGGAACTGTTGACCTATCCCTTTTAAACCTATCAGACGTGGAAAGGATAGAAATTTTGAAAGGACCACAGAGCGCCCTTTATGGTTCTGAAGCCGTGGCAGGTGTTGTGAACATCATAACAAAACCCGACGGAAAAAGCTCTATACATCTTGAATACGGTTCATATAACACGTTGAAAAGCACAGTAAAAGCAGGACTGAAAAAGGGAACTTCCCTTTTTGATATATTTTTCACCAACTTTAGAACAGATGGTTACGACATAAAAGGGGATGGCGATAGGGAAAGTGCAAACTACAAAACCATCGGTTATACGTTTTCCTCTTTTCTGACAGAAAACCTAAAAGTTAAAAACTACTTTAACTACAAAACAGGAGAAAGTGAATACGATAACGGTCTTGAAAAATATCACCGTCTAACAACAACACTTAACGGAAAGCTCCTATTATCACCTAAAACCATTGCCAGAGTGGACTTAGGAACATCGCAATCTCAGAGAAACTTTGACGATTATGACTTCGGTACCCACACATACTATTCAGGAAGCACCTATTACGCAGATGCAAACATAAAAACAGAAATTTCAAAGTTTCTTACACTTGTACCGTCAATTAGCCACAGAGTTGACGTAGCGGACACAACAACCTATTCAGACAAAAGTCAGCAGACCGATTCTGCATCGCTAAACGGTTATGTTAAACTGCACAATCTGAACATACTCACAGGTGTAAGAAAAGACCACTTCTCTTCATTCGGGACGTTCACTTCCTATAAATTGGCCGGAAGTTACACAGTAAAAATGACAAAAACAACTCTCAAATTACAGTACGGAAAAAGCTTTAAGGCACCTTCCATAGACCAGCTTTATGGTGAATATCCAAACTGGAACTTCTACGGCAATCCAAACCTTCAACCTGAAAAAAGCAAGAGCTTAACGGCAGGTATAGAGCAAAAATTTGGAAACTGTGGAACAGCTGGCGTAAGCTACTTTAAAACAGAAATTAACGACGTAATAACGACAACCTACGATCCAGCAAAAGGCTATTTAACCTACATAAACGGAAACAGAGGAAAAACTGAAGGCTCAGAATCATTCGTCAATTTAAAACTTCCGTTAAAATCGAATTTAAAAGCCTCCTACACTCATACCCACTCTATATGGAACAACGGTTATGGATGGGAACCAACCTTGAGACTTCCTGAAGATATGTATAAAATCTCCTTCAGTAAAAATGTACAAAAAGCTTCAATAACCCTCTCTGCTATTCATTACGGGAAACGGTACGATTACAATTTCAGTACATGGCCGGCAAATAAAGTAACACTTCCACCATTTACCATATACAACTGCTACATATCCGTGAAATTCAGGAAAAACCTGACGGGTTACGTTAAGTTCATAAACATCACAGACAAGGACTATCAGCTCGCTTATGGATACAACGAACCGGGCAGGAGTATCTTCGCCGGTCTAAAATTGGTCTTTTAA
- a CDS encoding iron ABC transporter permease: MSRKLNIATAILIFSSILFVVTGFPNIKIVKIIRFPQLLTAFAAGSILSMAGVIFQNVLSNPLADPYILGVSAGSALGAVAGYASNINPEISALIGGLLTIAGLAISGRVLESKLKLILFGIGINATLSSLIVITTALKSPEQSPSVLFFLLGFIPILSLKESIFLSLLPGIFLYIFHKKAERIDALSLGDLFAYLSGIGPERERIVYLTIASLFTAIIVSQTGIIGFIGIVIPHLGRLLKIQKTKELLKFSLLAGGTALILSEWIIKTVFATYDIPAGTVTALVGAPAFIFILWRNKNLA; encoded by the coding sequence TTGTCAAGAAAATTAAACATAGCTACTGCCATTCTCATTTTCTCCTCCATCCTCTTTGTAGTTACCGGCTTTCCAAACATAAAAATAGTAAAAATCATAAGATTTCCACAGCTTTTAACGGCCTTTGCCGCAGGAAGTATCTTATCTATGGCAGGCGTTATCTTCCAGAATGTTTTATCAAATCCCCTTGCAGACCCTTACATTTTAGGTGTTTCTGCTGGAAGTGCACTTGGAGCGGTAGCAGGATACGCTTCCAACATTAATCCTGAAATAAGCGCTCTCATCGGAGGACTCCTCACAATAGCAGGACTTGCAATATCTGGTAGAGTGCTTGAAAGCAAACTAAAACTTATCCTTTTTGGCATTGGAATAAACGCAACACTCTCATCACTGATAGTCATAACAACAGCCCTTAAAAGTCCGGAACAGTCACCTTCGGTTCTCTTTTTTCTTTTAGGATTTATACCGATTCTGTCCTTAAAAGAAAGCATATTTTTATCATTACTGCCAGGAATATTCCTTTATATTTTTCATAAAAAAGCTGAAAGGATAGACGCACTTTCCCTGGGAGACCTTTTTGCGTATCTATCCGGAATAGGTCCTGAAAGAGAAAGAATCGTCTATTTAACAATAGCTTCTCTTTTCACAGCCATTATCGTTTCACAAACAGGCATAATAGGATTTATAGGAATAGTTATTCCCCACCTTGGAAGACTGTTAAAGATACAGAAAACAAAAGAACTTTTAAAATTTTCCCTCCTTGCCGGCGGTACAGCTTTAATACTCTCAGAATGGATAATTAAAACTGTATTCGCTACTTACGATATCCCTGCAGGAACTGTAACAGCACTCGTTGGAGCACCTGCATTTATCTTCATTCTCTGGAGGAACAAAAACCTTGCTTGA
- a CDS encoding helical backbone metal receptor, which translates to MKTLLLILFLTLTASAQTFTRVISLSPAITEIVYFTGNGEKLIADTRYCTIPEEAKKKEKIGGIINPDIEKIISLRPDLVIGMNGNPKSIIETLKKFDITVITFKIEKIEDIAKAIKEIGDTLSNNGNKKAKEFLKNYKQAEKKLSHCIKGKRILIIFSTNPIYTAGNQTFLGEIIEDAKAINIAGDGRYKTISPEFILKHKPDLTIFISMTKNNNSLLNFLKTKTIHISGKYLLKPGPYIIKGIKELEEKICQEN; encoded by the coding sequence ATGAAAACACTCCTCCTCATTCTTTTCCTCACATTAACCGCCAGCGCCCAAACCTTTACAAGAGTAATTTCCCTTTCACCAGCTATCACAGAAATAGTCTATTTCACGGGAAACGGAGAAAAGCTAATAGCTGATACACGATACTGTACCATTCCCGAAGAGGCAAAGAAAAAAGAGAAAATCGGCGGCATCATAAATCCCGATATAGAAAAGATTATCTCCTTGCGTCCCGACCTCGTTATAGGTATGAACGGCAACCCAAAATCCATCATAGAAACCCTTAAAAAATTCGATATCACCGTAATAACCTTCAAAATAGAGAAAATAGAAGACATTGCAAAAGCTATAAAAGAAATTGGAGACACTTTAAGCAACAATGGCAACAAAAAAGCTAAAGAGTTTTTAAAAAATTATAAACAGGCCGAGAAAAAACTTTCTCACTGTATAAAAGGAAAAAGAATTCTTATCATATTTTCAACAAATCCCATCTATACTGCGGGAAATCAAACCTTTTTAGGCGAAATAATAGAAGATGCTAAAGCCATAAACATAGCTGGGGACGGTAGATATAAAACAATCTCACCGGAATTTATTCTGAAGCACAAACCCGATTTGACAATTTTTATCTCTATGACAAAGAATAACAACTCTCTGCTAAATTTCCTCAAAACAAAAACAATTCACATCAGCGGTAAATACCTCCTTAAGCCGGGACCTTATATAATAAAGGGAATAAAAGAGCTGGAGGAAAAAATTTGTCAAGAAAATTAA
- the uppS gene encoding polyprenyl diphosphate synthase produces the protein MDKIPVHVGVIMDGNGRWAQKRGLPRIEGHRVGANVTVEIVKTAKRLGIKYLSLYAFSTENWKRPKEEVEFLFNLMYEYVKSKLPLFLEEDVQFRAIGRLWQLPDYLREGFKEIEEKTAHCKTMKAVFTVNYGGRQEIIDAVNKALKEGAKEITAETIRRNLYMPELPDLDLLIRTSGEMRISNFLLWQSAYTELWFTKTLWPDFTPKEFKKAIEDYGKRERRFGGIKSEG, from the coding sequence TGGATAAAATACCTGTTCACGTTGGCGTAATTATGGACGGTAACGGACGGTGGGCACAAAAAAGAGGTCTGCCAAGGATTGAAGGACACAGAGTCGGCGCAAATGTCACCGTCGAAATTGTAAAAACGGCAAAGAGACTCGGCATAAAATACCTCTCTCTGTACGCGTTTTCAACGGAAAACTGGAAGAGACCAAAAGAGGAAGTAGAATTTCTGTTTAACCTCATGTACGAGTATGTTAAATCAAAACTTCCACTATTCCTGGAAGAAGACGTCCAGTTCAGAGCAATAGGAAGACTCTGGCAGCTACCCGACTACTTAAGAGAAGGTTTTAAAGAGATTGAGGAAAAAACTGCCCATTGCAAAACCATGAAAGCTGTATTTACGGTGAACTACGGTGGTAGACAAGAGATAATAGATGCCGTTAATAAAGCTTTAAAGGAAGGAGCAAAAGAAATAACAGCAGAAACGATAAGACGCAACCTTTACATGCCAGAACTTCCAGACCTTGATCTTCTCATAAGAACAAGTGGTGAAATGCGCATATCAAACTTTCTTCTTTGGCAGTCTGCCTATACGGAACTCTGGTTTACAAAAACACTGTGGCCAGACTTTACACCAAAGGAGTTTAAAAAAGCAATAGAAGATTATGGGAAAAGAGAGCGAAGATTTGGGGGCATAAAAAGTGAAGGATAG
- the hypE gene encoding hydrogenase expression/formation protein HypE, with translation MEKIEIAHGSGGKLTRELIENLFLKYFDFEELKSLQDASYLQLSSQNVAMTTDSYVVKPFKFPGGNTGKLSVCGTINDLTVSGAVPKYLSLGLIIEEGFPLKELEEIVATIAKTAKESGVAIATGDTKVVESGKCDGIYINTAGIGEVKKSLSPEYVKPGDIIIVTGYIGDHGIAISLAREEFDMEIPVESDCAPLNALLVPLFEISGLRWMRDPTRGGVATVTVELSEMSGYGIKLFEDKIPVREEVKFVCDMLGYDPLYLANEGKALIVVDKEDAEKVLNVLKSHPLGRESAIIGEVTDRFKGVRLKTRIGGERLLDLLEDDPLPRIC, from the coding sequence ATGGAAAAGATTGAAATAGCCCACGGAAGCGGTGGAAAACTTACAAGAGAACTCATAGAAAACCTCTTTTTAAAATACTTTGACTTTGAGGAACTTAAATCTTTACAGGATGCCTCTTACTTGCAACTTTCCTCTCAAAACGTTGCAATGACAACAGACTCCTACGTTGTTAAACCGTTCAAGTTTCCAGGGGGGAACACAGGAAAACTTTCCGTATGCGGAACAATAAACGACCTTACTGTAAGCGGGGCAGTTCCAAAGTATCTATCCCTTGGACTTATCATAGAAGAAGGATTTCCGCTTAAAGAACTTGAAGAGATAGTAGCAACAATAGCAAAAACGGCAAAAGAATCAGGTGTTGCAATAGCTACAGGCGATACAAAAGTCGTGGAATCGGGAAAGTGCGATGGCATATACATAAACACTGCTGGCATTGGAGAAGTAAAAAAGAGTTTATCCCCGGAGTATGTCAAGCCAGGAGATATTATCATAGTAACCGGATACATAGGTGATCACGGAATAGCAATATCTTTAGCAAGAGAAGAATTTGACATGGAAATTCCCGTAGAAAGCGATTGTGCACCATTAAACGCCCTTCTTGTTCCCCTCTTTGAAATTTCAGGACTCAGATGGATGAGAGACCCCACAAGAGGTGGTGTTGCAACGGTAACTGTTGAACTGTCGGAAATGAGCGGATACGGGATAAAACTATTTGAGGATAAAATTCCTGTAAGGGAAGAGGTGAAATTCGTTTGTGACATGTTAGGATACGACCCTCTCTACCTGGCAAATGAAGGAAAGGCACTTATAGTTGTAGATAAAGAAGACGCTGAAAAGGTTCTAAATGTGCTCAAAAGCCATCCCCTTGGAAGGGAAAGCGCTATTATAGGAGAAGTTACAGACAGATTTAAAGGCGTAAGACTAAAAACGCGAATCGGTGGAGAGAGACTCCTTGACCTTCTTGAAGATGATCCCTTACCAAGGATATGCTGA
- a CDS encoding ABC transporter permease produces the protein MVIETDILKFLALSYTFVLFVILFDRKMEIGLWKELAVNSILSLIQLIGIGAILIFLLKFNSKLMTLSIIIVMIFNASWIALSRFKLKSYGKKKIFCLIFLTILVVTLTVVGPLLSIGFVTFKPTKIIPMCGIIVAGGMRALSLSFNFYKARLRDLEDFIVSLAAIGASDMKIFSIIFKEILRNATIPMRDMMKAAGIVHIPGIMVGLLMAGTFPLKAAIIQFTVLSSMLFEYTLVPTMFMLLWINIFGLKIETV, from the coding sequence ATGGTTATTGAAACAGACATATTGAAGTTTTTGGCTCTTTCCTACACTTTTGTCCTTTTTGTCATTCTGTTTGACAGAAAGATGGAAATAGGACTGTGGAAAGAGCTTGCCGTCAACTCTATCCTTTCCCTCATCCAGCTCATAGGGATAGGTGCTATCCTGATATTTCTATTAAAGTTTAACTCCAAACTGATGACATTATCAATAATCATCGTCATGATTTTTAACGCCTCGTGGATAGCTTTAAGCCGCTTTAAACTTAAATCTTATGGCAAGAAAAAAATTTTCTGCCTGATATTTTTAACCATTCTTGTAGTAACGCTAACAGTCGTAGGACCACTGCTGAGCATTGGATTTGTAACGTTCAAACCAACAAAAATTATTCCTATGTGCGGCATCATAGTCGCAGGTGGAATGAGAGCTCTATCACTCTCTTTTAACTTTTACAAAGCAAGACTGAGAGATTTAGAAGACTTCATTGTATCTCTTGCAGCTATCGGTGCTTCTGATATGAAAATCTTCAGCATCATCTTCAAGGAAATACTAAGAAACGCAACCATCCCTATGAGAGATATGATGAAAGCAGCAGGTATCGTTCACATTCCGGGCATAATGGTTGGACTTTTGATGGCTGGAACATTCCCTTTAAAAGCTGCAATCATACAATTTACAGTCCTGTCATCAATGCTGTTTGAATATACACTTGTACCAACAATGTTTATGCTTTTGTGGATAAACATTTTCGGATTAAAAATCGAAACAGTCTAA
- a CDS encoding ABC transporter ATP-binding protein: protein MKNVRYKNILRQITFSVKEGNITGIIGKNGSGKTTLLKAITGFLNYQGKIVLNGKEVKKLPLTSRIKQINLLPQEFPQSLLTVEEILRITSHLTYTCEKKIYEAMDKYHLQNLKKQPLLTLSGGEKVRLFLARLEVIDPKVVLLDEPSAFLDISVLKLLKEFVLKMKELQKIVIIVSNDLNFILNTADSIVGIKEGRTAEHSENLEQFLSYLYDCNINIKKVDSKNQIVI, encoded by the coding sequence GTGAAAAATGTCAGATATAAAAACATCCTCAGACAAATCACATTTTCAGTAAAAGAAGGAAACATAACAGGCATCATCGGAAAAAATGGAAGCGGGAAAACAACGTTGTTAAAAGCTATTACCGGTTTTTTAAATTACCAGGGTAAAATAGTTCTAAATGGAAAAGAGGTAAAAAAACTTCCCCTGACCAGTAGAATTAAACAGATAAACCTACTGCCTCAAGAATTTCCACAGTCATTACTTACAGTTGAAGAAATATTAAGAATAACATCTCATCTCACATATACCTGCGAAAAAAAGATATACGAAGCAATGGATAAATACCACTTGCAGAACCTTAAAAAACAACCGCTGCTGACGTTAAGCGGAGGAGAAAAGGTTCGCCTATTCCTTGCAAGACTTGAAGTAATAGATCCAAAAGTTGTCCTTTTAGATGAACCCAGTGCTTTCCTCGACATTTCTGTGTTAAAACTTTTAAAAGAGTTTGTCTTAAAGATGAAAGAACTGCAGAAAATTGTTATAATTGTGTCTAACGACTTGAACTTTATACTAAATACGGCCGATTCCATTGTGGGAATAAAAGAAGGGAGAACTGCAGAACATTCAGAAAATCTTGAACAGTTTCTTTCATACCTCTACGATTGCAACATAAACATCAAGAAAGTTGACAGTAAAAATCAGATTGTAATATAG
- a CDS encoding phosphatidate cytidylyltransferase, with amino-acid sequence MKDRIIGALIVVVYALLMLKATGIFYLFLVLFLGLQIIGELLDITGLSEYRFIPFVIFAFSIVLFNHLHYREIIIPLTVLALFFYLTIIEEIESKTFFPFTLTFIYVTVGIGSISTFNWKFLVFLISIVWSVDTLAYLTGRCFGKRKLAPSISPKKTVEGSIGGSLGGTAISLFVGVKLGIINLSLLTIGILFALTIISQIGDLFESYLKRYFGVKDSGSTIPGHGGVFDRLDSSIAVAPFLLMFLNSGIKLF; translated from the coding sequence GTGAAGGATAGAATAATCGGTGCTCTCATAGTAGTAGTTTACGCCCTTCTTATGCTTAAAGCCACAGGCATTTTCTACCTCTTTCTTGTTCTCTTTTTAGGCCTACAGATAATCGGAGAGCTGTTAGACATAACAGGCCTTTCTGAATACAGATTTATTCCCTTTGTAATCTTTGCCTTCTCAATAGTCCTTTTTAACCACCTCCACTACCGGGAAATCATCATTCCCCTTACCGTTTTAGCCCTTTTCTTTTATCTCACAATAATTGAAGAGATAGAAAGCAAAACATTCTTTCCGTTTACATTAACTTTCATATACGTTACGGTAGGAATAGGAAGTATATCTACCTTTAACTGGAAGTTTTTAGTTTTTCTAATTTCCATCGTCTGGTCTGTTGACACATTAGCCTATCTTACAGGACGGTGTTTTGGAAAGCGTAAACTTGCTCCGTCTATCAGCCCTAAAAAGACTGTTGAAGGATCTATTGGCGGCAGCTTAGGGGGAACTGCCATATCCCTTTTTGTCGGTGTAAAATTAGGTATAATAAACCTATCTCTTCTAACTATAGGCATCCTGTTTGCCCTGACAATCATTTCTCAAATTGGAGATCTGTTTGAAAGCTATCTTAAAAGATACTTTGGCGTGAAAGACTCAGGCAGCACCATTCCTGGACACGGTGGTGTGTTTGACAGGCTTGACAGTTCTATTGCCGTTGCTCCATTTCTCTTAATGTTCTTGAACAGTGGCATAAAGCTCTTTTAA